A part of Camelus bactrianus isolate YW-2024 breed Bactrian camel chromosome 7, ASM4877302v1, whole genome shotgun sequence genomic DNA contains:
- the LOC105063199 gene encoding protein S100-A10-like — protein sequence MPSRMEPAMETMMFTSHKFAGGICSLTKEDLRVLKEKEFPGFLKNQKDRLAMDKIMKDLDQRREGEAGFQSCSSRIAGLSTACSDSQCT from the coding sequence ATGCCATCTAGAATGGAACCAGCCATGGAAACCATGATGTTCACATCTCACAAATTTGCTGGGGGTATATGCTCCTTAACAAAGGAGGACCTGAGAGTACTCAAGGAAAAGGAGTTCCCTGGATTTCTGAAAAATCAAAAAGACCGTCTGGCCATGGACAAAATAATGAAGGACCTGGACCAGCGCCGAGAGGGCGAAGCCGGCTTCCAGAGCTGCTCCTCGCGAATCGCTGGGCTCAGCACTGCATGCAGTGACTCGCAGTGCACGTGA